The Apibacter raozihei genome contains a region encoding:
- a CDS encoding Ig-like domain-containing protein: protein MPLFIKFSTSYKTIILTIIFSIASFTCYSQKNNHPCLAERLCETKSLNNSYPGLSNSFYIKTICSYTYFSRTIFYKLIIKSGNKFTFKIKPEKAADYDWAVWKNIDDCENISKNSPDRFSANDGIKSYPTYTSNWDTGLDISKPESLKCQSNGSLNDGLVAALDVNIGDEILLAINLAQSQNGISDYLLSFGGDSGGGGNADFLCIEEFTPFYICDINNDNIEKNFDLNQIKESIINDYLNGNNNYTIKFYLNEKDLVKNTNSINFIDVTNKGTQIFCNIIKPNNDVYSSLSIDVNLVKFPVGKDIEDTVCLNQVDLHYYDDLLSITPDKTVVYYDDLSKAENEAASLVMPININKKTTFYALIKSNKGKCSIIQKLTLQPQASPQSDPIVICSGKNAVLSVKNSILTTHWYNVPTGGNPIFTGSVFSLGIQINNGKIPVIKTYYVEQEDSGCISERIPVTVTVNPQLSVDLGADRSICQGSSTTLDAGNAGSTYLWSTGATTRSIEVTQAGTYSVVVTDANGCQGSGSVKVTVNALPVVNLGADRSICQGSSTTLDAGNAGSTYLWSTGATTRSIEVTQAGTYSVVVTDANGCQGSGSVKVTVNALPVVNLGADRSICQGSTTVLDAGNTGSTYLWSTGATTQSIEVTQAGTYSVVVTDTNGCQGSGSVKVTVNALPVVNLGADRSICQGSTTVLDAGNAGSTYLWSTGATTQSIEVTQAGTYSVVVTDANGCQGKGSIKITVNALPVVNLGADRSICQGSTTVLDAGNTGSTYLWSTGATTRSIEVTQAGTYSVVVTDTNGCQGSGSVKVTVNALPVVNLGADRSICQGNTTVLDAGNPGSTYLWSTGATTQSIEVTQAGTYSVVVTDANGCQGKGSIKITVNALPVVNLGADRSICQGSSTTLDAGNTGSSYLWSTGATTRSIEVTQAGTYSVVVTDTNGCQGSGSVKVTVNALPLVNLGADRSICQGSSTTLDAGNAGSTYLWSTGATTRSIEVTQAGTYSVVVTDANGCQGSGSVKVTVNALPVVNLGADRSICQGSSTTLDAGNAGSTYLWITGATTRSIEVTQAGTYSVVVTDANGCQGSDEIKISINPLPVVNLGADRSICQGSSTTLDAGNTGSSYLWSTGATTQSIEVNQAETYSVVVTDANGCQGSDEIKISINPLPVVNLGADRSICQGSSTTLDAGNTGSSYLWSTGATTQSIEVTQAGTYSVVVTDANGCQGSDEIKISINPLPVVNLGADRSICQGSSTTLDAGNTGSSYLWSTGATTQSIEVTQAGTYSVVVTDVNGCQGSDEIKISINPLPVVNLGADRSICQGSSTTLDAGNTGSSYLWSTGATTQSIEVTQAATYSVVVTDANGCQGSDEIKITVNPLPVVNLGADRSICQGSSTTLDAGNAGSTYLWSTGATTQSIEVNQAGTYSVVVTDANGCQGKGSIKITVNALPVVNLGADRSICQGSTTVLDAGNTGSTYLWSTGATTRSIEVTQAGTYSVVVTDVNGCQGRDEIKITVNPLPVVNLGADRSICQGSSTTLDAGNTGSTYLWSTGATTQSIEVNQAETYSVVVTDANGCQGSGSVKVTVNALPVVNLGADRSICQGSSTTLDAGNTGSSYLWSTGATTQSIEVTQAGTYSVVVTDANGCQGSDEIKISINPLPVVNLGADRSICQGSSTTLDAGNTGSSYLWSTGATTQSIEVTQAGTYSVVVTDVNGCQGSDEIKISINPLPVVNLGADRSICQGSSTTLDAGNTGSSYLWSTGATTQSIEVTQAGIYKVTVTNKNGCSSSSSIQINYYETPQIKEIKINGNDVEVYAIGKAPLEYSLDLINWQSSPFFTGLKPKIYHAYVRNALGCINGPLVFSILDIPNIITPNGDGINDVWHIKGLEIYSGSSITIFDRYGKLLLKQKIDKEFIWDGKYLGRNLPSSSYWYILDLTDGRRLTGWIAIRNHDSIR, encoded by the coding sequence ATGCCTTTGTTCATTAAATTCTCTACCTCCTATAAAACAATAATTTTAACAATTATTTTTTCTATCGCATCTTTTACTTGTTACTCTCAAAAGAATAATCATCCATGTTTAGCTGAAAGATTATGCGAAACTAAAAGTTTAAATAATTCTTACCCTGGTCTTAGCAATAGTTTTTATATAAAAACCATTTGTAGTTATACTTACTTTTCGAGAACTATTTTCTATAAACTGATTATTAAAAGTGGTAATAAATTTACATTTAAAATTAAACCTGAAAAAGCCGCAGATTATGATTGGGCAGTTTGGAAAAATATTGATGATTGTGAAAATATTTCTAAAAATTCACCTGATCGTTTTTCAGCTAATGACGGAATAAAGTCTTATCCCACATATACATCAAACTGGGATACCGGATTAGATATTTCAAAACCAGAATCATTAAAATGTCAATCAAATGGCTCATTAAATGACGGTTTGGTAGCAGCCTTAGATGTTAATATAGGAGATGAAATACTCTTAGCTATAAATTTAGCACAAAGTCAAAATGGTATTTCTGATTATTTACTTTCTTTTGGAGGAGATTCTGGAGGAGGTGGAAACGCTGATTTCTTATGTATTGAAGAATTTACACCATTTTATATTTGTGATATAAATAACGATAATATTGAGAAAAATTTCGACCTTAATCAAATAAAAGAGTCTATAATAAATGATTACTTGAATGGAAATAATAATTATACTATAAAATTTTATTTAAATGAAAAAGATTTGGTTAAAAACACTAATTCTATAAATTTTATTGATGTTACTAATAAGGGAACACAAATTTTCTGTAATATTATTAAGCCCAATAATGACGTATACTCAAGTCTATCTATTGATGTAAATCTAGTCAAATTTCCTGTAGGAAAAGATATTGAAGACACAGTTTGTTTAAATCAAGTTGATTTGCATTATTATGATGATTTATTAAGTATCACACCAGATAAAACCGTTGTGTATTATGATGATTTATCTAAAGCTGAAAATGAGGCAGCTTCATTAGTTATGCCGATTAATATAAATAAGAAAACTACCTTTTACGCTTTAATAAAAAGCAACAAAGGTAAATGCTCTATTATTCAAAAATTAACTTTACAACCTCAAGCCAGTCCCCAATCAGATCCTATTGTTATTTGTAGTGGGAAAAATGCAGTGCTATCAGTAAAAAATTCAATACTAACTACTCATTGGTATAATGTTCCTACTGGAGGAAACCCTATATTTACTGGATCTGTTTTCTCATTAGGAATTCAAATAAATAACGGAAAGATCCCTGTAATTAAGACTTATTATGTGGAACAAGAAGATAGCGGTTGTATAAGTGAAAGAATCCCTGTAACTGTTACCGTAAACCCACAACTCAGCGTAGACTTAGGAGCCGACCGAAGCATTTGCCAGGGAAGCTCTACCACTTTAGATGCCGGAAATGCAGGCAGCACCTACCTTTGGAGTACCGGAGCCACTACCCGGAGCATAGAAGTTACCCAGGCAGGAACCTACAGTGTGGTGGTAACCGATGCCAACGGCTGTCAGGGAAGCGGTTCAGTAAAAGTAACAGTTAATGCGTTACCGGTAGTCAACTTAGGAGCCGACCGAAGCATTTGCCAGGGAAGCTCTACCACTTTAGATGCCGGCAATGCAGGCAGCACCTACCTTTGGAGTACCGGTGCCACTACCCGGAGCATAGAAGTCACCCAGGCAGGAACCTACAGTGTGGTGGTAACCGATGCCAACGGCTGTCAGGGAAGCGGTTCAGTAAAAGTAACAGTTAATGCGTTACCGGTAGTCAACTTAGGAGCTGACCGAAGCATTTGCCAAGGAAGTACAACGGTATTAGATGCCGGCAATACAGGCAGCACCTACCTTTGGAGTACCGGAGCCACTACCCAGAGCATAGAAGTTACCCAGGCAGGAACCTACAGTGTGGTGGTAACCGATACCAACGGCTGTCAGGGAAGCGGTTCAGTAAAAGTAACAGTTAATGCGTTACCGGTAGTGAACTTAGGAGCCGACCGAAGTATTTGCCAAGGAAGTACAACGGTATTAGATGCCGGCAATGCAGGCAGCACCTACCTTTGGAGTACCGGAGCCACTACCCAAAGCATAGAAGTTACCCAGGCAGGAACCTACAGTGTGGTGGTTACCGATGCCAACGGCTGTCAGGGAAAAGGTTCAATAAAAATAACAGTTAATGCGTTACCGGTAGTGAACTTAGGAGCTGACCGAAGCATTTGCCAAGGAAGTACAACGGTATTAGATGCCGGCAATACAGGCAGCACCTACCTTTGGAGTACCGGAGCCACTACCCGGAGCATAGAAGTTACCCAGGCAGGAACCTACAGTGTGGTGGTAACCGATACCAACGGCTGTCAGGGAAGCGGTTCAGTAAAAGTAACAGTTAATGCGTTACCGGTAGTGAACTTAGGAGCCGACCGAAGCATTTGCCAGGGAAATACAACGGTATTAGATGCCGGCAATCCAGGCAGCACCTACCTTTGGAGTACCGGAGCCACTACCCAAAGCATAGAAGTTACCCAGGCAGGAACCTACAGTGTGGTGGTTACCGATGCCAACGGCTGTCAGGGAAAAGGTTCAATAAAAATAACAGTTAATGCGTTACCGGTAGTGAACTTAGGAGCTGACCGAAGCATTTGCCAGGGAAGCTCTACCACTTTAGATGCCGGCAATACAGGCAGCAGCTACCTTTGGAGTACCGGAGCCACTACCCGGAGCATAGAAGTTACCCAGGCAGGAACCTACAGTGTGGTGGTAACCGATACCAACGGCTGTCAGGGAAGCGGTTCAGTAAAAGTAACAGTTAATGCGTTACCTTTAGTGAACTTAGGAGCCGACCGAAGTATCTGCCAGGGAAGCTCTACCACTTTAGATGCCGGAAATGCAGGCAGCACCTACCTTTGGAGTACCGGAGCCACTACCCGGAGCATAGAAGTTACCCAGGCAGGAACCTACAGTGTGGTGGTTACCGATGCCAACGGCTGTCAGGGAAGCGGTTCAGTAAAAGTAACAGTTAATGCGTTACCGGTAGTCAACTTAGGAGCCGACCGAAGCATTTGCCAGGGAAGCTCTACCACTTTAGATGCCGGCAATGCAGGCAGCACCTACCTTTGGATTACCGGAGCCACTACCCGGAGCATAGAAGTCACCCAGGCAGGAACCTACAGTGTGGTGGTAACCGATGCCAACGGCTGTCAGGGAAGCGATGAAATTAAAATAAGTATAAATCCACTTCCGGTAGTCAACTTAGGAGCCGACCGAAGCATTTGTCAGGGAAGCTCAACCACTTTAGATGCCGGCAATACAGGCAGCAGCTACCTTTGGAGTACCGGAGCCACTACCCAAAGCATAGAAGTAAACCAGGCAGAAACCTACAGTGTGGTGGTAACCGATGCCAACGGCTGTCAGGGAAGCGATGAAATTAAAATAAGTATAAATCCACTTCCGGTAGTCAACTTAGGAGCCGACCGAAGCATTTGTCAGGGAAGCTCAACTACTCTGGATGCCGGCAATACAGGCAGCAGCTACCTTTGGAGTACCGGAGCCACTACCCAAAGCATAGAAGTTACCCAGGCAGGAACCTACAGTGTGGTAGTTACCGATGCCAACGGCTGTCAGGGAAGCGATGAAATTAAAATAAGTATAAATCCACTTCCGGTAGTCAACTTAGGAGCCGACCGAAGCATTTGTCAGGGAAGCTCAACCACTTTAGATGCCGGCAATACAGGCAGCAGCTACCTTTGGAGTACCGGAGCCACTACCCAAAGCATAGAAGTTACCCAGGCAGGAACCTACAGTGTGGTAGTTACCGATGTCAACGGCTGTCAGGGAAGCGATGAAATTAAAATAAGTATAAATCCACTTCCGGTAGTCAACTTAGGAGCCGACCGAAGCATTTGTCAGGGAAGCTCAACTACTCTGGATGCCGGCAATACAGGCAGCAGCTACCTTTGGAGTACCGGAGCCACTACCCAAAGCATAGAAGTTACCCAGGCAGCAACCTACAGTGTGGTGGTAACCGATGCCAACGGCTGTCAGGGAAGCGATGAAATTAAAATTACAGTAAATCCACTTCCGGTCGTCAACTTAGGAGCCGACCGAAGCATCTGCCAGGGAAGCTCAACTACTCTGGATGCCGGAAATGCAGGCAGCACCTACCTTTGGAGTACCGGCGCCACTACCCAAAGCATAGAAGTAAACCAGGCAGGAACTTACAGTGTGGTGGTTACCGATGCCAACGGCTGTCAGGGAAAAGGTTCAATAAAAATAACAGTTAATGCGTTACCGGTAGTGAACTTAGGAGCCGACCGAAGCATTTGCCAAGGAAGTACAACGGTATTAGATGCCGGCAATACAGGCAGCACCTACCTTTGGAGTACCGGAGCCACTACCCGGAGCATAGAAGTTACCCAGGCAGGAACCTACAGTGTGGTGGTTACCGATGTCAACGGCTGTCAGGGACGCGATGAAATTAAAATTACAGTAAATCCACTTCCGGTAGTCAACTTAGGAGCTGACCGAAGCATTTGTCAGGGAAGCTCAACTACTCTGGATGCAGGCAATACAGGCAGCACCTACCTTTGGAGTACCGGAGCCACCACCCAGAGCATAGAAGTAAACCAGGCAGAAACCTACAGTGTGGTGGTAACCGATGCCAACGGCTGTCAGGGAAGCGGTTCAGTAAAAGTAACAGTTAATGCGTTACCGGTAGTCAACTTAGGAGCCGACCGAAGCATTTGTCAGGGAAGCTCAACTACTCTGGATGCCGGCAATACAGGCAGCAGCTACCTTTGGAGTACCGGAGCCACTACCCAAAGCATAGAAGTTACCCAGGCAGGAACCTACAGTGTGGTAGTTACCGATGCCAACGGCTGTCAGGGAAGCGATGAAATTAAAATAAGTATAAATCCACTTCCGGTAGTCAACTTAGGAGCCGACCGAAGCATTTGTCAGGGAAGCTCAACCACTTTAGATGCCGGCAATACAGGCAGCAGCTACCTTTGGAGTACCGGAGCCACTACCCAAAGCATAGAAGTTACCCAGGCAGGAACCTACAGTGTGGTAGTTACCGATGTCAACGGCTGTCAGGGAAGCGATGAAATTAAAATAAGTATAAATCCACTTCCGGTAGTCAACTTAGGAGCCGACCGAAGCATTTGTCAGGGAAGCTCAACTACTCTGGATGCCGGCAATACAGGCAGCAGCTACCTTTGGAGTACCGGAGCCACTACCCAAAGCATAGAAGTTACCCAGGCAGGAATTTATAAGGTTACCGTTACTAATAAAAACGGTTGCTCTTCCTCTTCTTCAATTCAGATCAACTACTATGAAACTCCACAAATCAAAGAAATTAAGATTAACGGAAATGATGTAGAAGTATATGCCATAGGAAAAGCCCCATTGGAATATAGTCTGGATTTAATTAATTGGCAAAGTTCTCCGTTTTTTACAGGATTAAAGCCTAAAATATACCATGCATACGTAAGAAATGCTTTAGGTTGTATAAATGGCCCATTAGTTTTCAGTATACTGGATATCCCCAATATCATTACACCGAATGGAGATGGAATCAATGATGTCTGGCACATTAAAGGACTAGAAATATATTCAGGTAGCAGTATCACTATTTTTGACAGATACGGAAAACTTCTTTTAAAACAGAAAATTGATAAAGAATTCATCTGGGATGGCAAATATTTAGGCAGGAACCTTCCGAGTTCCAGTTACTGGTATATTTTAGATCTTACTGATGGAAGAAGACTGACCGGGTGGATTGCTATTAGAAACCATGATTCAATTAGATAA
- the dprA gene encoding DNA-processing protein DprA has translation MDQDILYLSALKHCPHIGESIIKKIISKFGSAKKAWFASSEELLTIYQIGKKTIQYIGDKSTLNQAYSDIEYCIKNNIQIVHLWEAKYPKMLKECTDAPVLLYHKGNINWDLPALSIVGTRKMTSYGKDFTEKLVECFQNKKINIISGLALGIDGCAHKKAYELKIPTLGVLAHGLKNLYPTQHKLLAEKIAENGGIITEFPPNINPERANFIQRNRIIAGLSLATIIVESAYGGGAISTVKFANSYNREVFALPGKITDHSSQGCNQLIRNLEAQIITRPEDIISLYHENTQKHFQTRLFTDLSATESIIIDYLREKGKTQIDILSDELKIPTHQLMHELLNLELKNLIDTFPGKYYNLT, from the coding sequence ATGGATCAAGATATTCTTTACCTTAGCGCACTAAAACATTGTCCTCATATAGGAGAATCAATTATAAAAAAAATTATTTCAAAATTTGGTTCTGCAAAAAAAGCGTGGTTTGCTTCTTCTGAAGAATTACTTACCATATACCAGATAGGAAAAAAAACAATTCAATATATAGGTGATAAATCCACATTAAATCAAGCCTATTCAGACATTGAGTATTGTATAAAAAATAATATACAAATAGTACATTTATGGGAAGCCAAATACCCTAAAATGCTCAAAGAATGTACAGATGCCCCTGTCCTTTTGTACCACAAAGGAAATATAAACTGGGACTTACCCGCTCTAAGCATTGTTGGAACCAGAAAGATGACTTCTTATGGAAAAGATTTTACGGAAAAACTAGTAGAATGTTTTCAGAATAAAAAAATTAACATTATAAGTGGTTTAGCCTTAGGTATTGATGGATGTGCTCATAAAAAAGCTTATGAGCTTAAAATCCCTACTTTAGGAGTATTGGCTCACGGACTAAAAAACCTCTATCCTACACAACATAAACTATTAGCTGAAAAAATAGCTGAAAATGGAGGTATAATTACTGAATTCCCTCCCAATATTAATCCGGAAAGAGCAAATTTTATTCAAAGAAATCGTATAATTGCTGGTCTATCATTAGCAACTATAATTGTAGAATCTGCTTATGGAGGAGGAGCTATTTCAACAGTAAAATTTGCGAATTCCTATAACCGGGAAGTATTTGCTTTACCCGGAAAAATAACGGATCATAGCAGCCAGGGATGTAATCAGTTAATCCGGAATCTGGAAGCTCAAATTATAACTCGTCCTGAAGATATTATTTCGCTTTACCATGAAAATACGCAAAAACATTTTCAAACCCGGCTATTTACAGATTTGTCCGCTACCGAATCTATCATAATTGATTATCTCAGAGAAAAAGGAAAAACCCAGATTGACATTTTATCGGATGAGCTTAAAATTCCCACACACCAGCTTATGCATGAACTACTGAATCTGGAACTCAAAAATTTAATTGATACGTTCCCTGGAAAATATTACAATCTAACATAA
- a CDS encoding TonB-dependent receptor has product MKIRFITALIVSLIFPHTIATSQEITDESEQRKPISLEEVIITAEKKETKLQKTPIAVSAISSKEIEQRKITEMTDMVMTVPNLVSMTGGSPTLNFMSIRGILTFSTDPAIGIYIDGVPMFDGYASSIQLQDIQRVEILRGPQSTLYGRNALGGVINILTKQPGNIFKSFIEMGVSNYNTHEIRGGISGPIIKNKLFTSLNAFYTDRKGLFTNEYDNRHFDNYKNFGGNFFLKYLVNDQLTVILNSKLENNDLTGTFPYAPNVGVALSKPFKINQNGKNIENRILSTTSLQLKYQIRQWDISSLTGYTYLSDTYKDYDQDYSPYDIMSWYAPKRPQNTWTQEIRAVSKNLGKWEVIGGIFGFMDNHQSNTETVYGKDAISMDPNAPYIYYSFSKQKGKGFATYANVSYSLTPKLKITAGLRYDYDEKELTAHNEYKKEPFPVLTYPTKSVNTSDNAWSPKVNLSYLLKEDITLYANYARGFRPGGVNQYTNEGSPNLTYEPEYTDNYEAGVKTEWFERRLRANLVLFYTYWKDQQQTLMTPENRIANIGKMYSRGVELELAALPVKNLEINYNFGIINTKYDQLILLDEAGTANKDYKGNKQIFTPDVSFGLSVTYSGKLSENIGFFIVPEWKYLGKQYMTYYNDLTQKPFYLLNLNAGIKYKKYELKLWAKNITDSRYISFVYANYRGHNSPVSLGLPATYGTSIKVNF; this is encoded by the coding sequence ATGAAAATTCGATTTATTACTGCATTAATAGTCAGCCTCATCTTCCCCCATACCATAGCTACTTCTCAGGAGATAACAGATGAGTCCGAACAACGAAAACCAATAAGTTTAGAAGAAGTCATTATTACCGCAGAAAAAAAGGAAACAAAACTTCAAAAAACACCTATAGCCGTTTCAGCCATATCGTCTAAAGAAATTGAACAACGCAAAATAACGGAAATGACCGATATGGTTATGACAGTTCCAAATCTGGTATCAATGACCGGAGGTTCTCCTACTTTAAACTTTATGTCTATCAGGGGTATTTTAACCTTTTCTACAGATCCTGCCATTGGTATATATATAGACGGAGTCCCAATGTTTGACGGTTATGCTTCTTCCATTCAATTACAAGATATTCAACGGGTAGAAATTTTAAGAGGTCCACAAAGTACTTTATACGGAAGAAATGCTTTAGGAGGAGTTATTAATATACTTACTAAACAACCAGGTAATATTTTTAAGAGTTTTATTGAAATGGGTGTGAGCAATTACAATACTCATGAGATTAGAGGAGGGATTTCAGGGCCTATCATAAAAAACAAATTATTTACCTCATTGAATGCATTTTATACTGACAGAAAAGGTTTATTTACTAATGAATACGATAACCGTCATTTTGATAATTATAAAAATTTTGGTGGCAATTTTTTTCTAAAATATCTTGTTAATGATCAGCTAACCGTTATTTTGAATTCAAAACTGGAAAATAATGATCTTACCGGAACCTTCCCTTATGCGCCAAACGTAGGAGTTGCTTTATCTAAACCTTTTAAAATCAATCAAAACGGAAAAAATATAGAGAATCGTATACTGTCCACTACTTCATTGCAACTAAAATACCAAATTCGTCAATGGGATATCAGTTCATTGACCGGATATACCTATTTAAGTGATACATACAAAGATTATGACCAGGATTATTCCCCCTATGATATTATGAGCTGGTATGCTCCTAAACGTCCTCAGAATACATGGACACAGGAAATCAGAGCCGTATCTAAAAATTTAGGAAAATGGGAAGTAATAGGAGGTATTTTCGGCTTTATGGATAATCATCAATCCAATACTGAAACGGTCTATGGTAAAGATGCAATTTCTATGGATCCAAACGCTCCCTATATTTATTATTCATTTTCCAAACAAAAGGGAAAAGGATTTGCTACTTATGCAAACGTAAGTTATTCATTGACTCCTAAATTAAAAATTACAGCCGGATTACGATATGACTACGATGAAAAAGAATTAACGGCTCATAATGAATATAAAAAAGAACCATTCCCTGTATTAACCTACCCTACTAAGTCGGTCAATACGTCAGACAATGCGTGGTCTCCTAAAGTTAACCTTTCTTATCTTTTAAAAGAGGATATTACCCTTTATGCTAACTATGCCAGAGGCTTTCGTCCGGGAGGAGTTAACCAGTATACTAATGAAGGAAGTCCTAATTTAACGTATGAGCCGGAATACACAGATAATTATGAAGCAGGAGTAAAAACGGAATGGTTTGAACGAAGGCTAAGAGCTAATCTGGTTTTATTTTACACTTATTGGAAAGACCAGCAGCAAACACTTATGACGCCGGAAAACAGAATTGCCAATATCGGTAAAATGTATAGCCGCGGTGTAGAGTTGGAACTGGCTGCATTACCAGTAAAAAATCTGGAAATAAATTACAATTTCGGAATTATAAACACAAAATATGATCAGCTTATACTCCTTGACGAGGCAGGAACTGCCAATAAAGATTACAAAGGAAATAAACAGATATTTACTCCCGATGTATCCTTTGGTTTATCGGTGACGTATTCAGGTAAATTGTCAGAAAATATCGGATTTTTCATAGTTCCGGAATGGAAGTATCTGGGAAAACAATATATGACTTATTATAATGATCTTACACAAAAACCCTTTTATTTACTCAACCTGAATGCCGGTATAAAGTATAAAAAATATGAATTGAAATTATGGGCAAAAAATATAACAGACAGTCGTTATATTTCTTTTGTTTATGCTAATTACAGAGGCCATAACTCTCCTGTATCCTTAGGACTTCCGGCAACTTACGGAACCAGCATAAAAGTAAATTTTTAA
- a CDS encoding ABC transporter ATP-binding protein, with protein MTLEITNLSKTYNKEKKALSDITLTIRQGMFGLLGQNGAGKSSLMRTIATLQNPDSGTITLGAIDVLKQPEEMRKILGYLPQDFGVYSNVSSCEMLHHIAKMKGISNSAERKETVNELLVRVNLFDVKDRKLSQYSGGMRQRFGIAQALLGNPKIIIVDEPTAGLDPMERNRFYNLLSDIGENTIVILSTHIVEDVSTLCNDMAIIGDGKVIKTGKPNEIENELAGKLWIKTLEKDALKQAYEEYPVISTYYEAGKPVITILSDLQPNDSFTLKKPTLEDVYFNLMFQQNIK; from the coding sequence ATGACTCTTGAAATTACAAACCTATCCAAAACTTACAATAAAGAAAAAAAGGCATTATCCGACATTACTTTAACTATTCGTCAGGGAATGTTTGGACTGTTGGGACAAAACGGTGCCGGTAAATCTTCATTAATGCGTACCATAGCTACTTTACAGAATCCTGATTCCGGAACTATTACACTCGGTGCTATTGATGTTTTAAAACAACCTGAAGAAATGAGAAAAATTCTCGGATATCTTCCTCAGGACTTTGGAGTATATTCAAACGTTTCTTCTTGCGAGATGTTACATCATATTGCAAAAATGAAAGGAATTTCCAATTCAGCAGAACGAAAAGAAACGGTTAATGAATTATTGGTTAGAGTTAATTTATTTGACGTTAAAGACCGTAAATTATCACAATATTCCGGAGGAATGCGTCAAAGATTCGGTATTGCTCAGGCATTACTGGGAAACCCTAAGATTATCATTGTTGATGAACCTACAGCTGGTTTAGATCCTATGGAGAGAAACCGCTTTTATAATCTTCTGAGTGACATAGGTGAAAATACTATTGTTATTCTTTCCACTCATATTGTGGAAGATGTTTCTACCTTATGTAATGATATGGCAATAATTGGTGACGGAAAAGTAATCAAAACCGGAAAACCTAATGAAATAGAAAATGAACTGGCTGGTAAATTATGGATTAAAACACTGGAGAAGGATGCTCTGAAGCAAGCATACGAAGAATATCCTGTAATATCAACTTATTATGAAGCAGGAAAACCTGTAATAACTATTTTATCGGACTTGCAACCCAATGATTCTTTTACTCTTAAAAAGCCTACGCTGGAAGATGTCTATTTTAACCTTATGTTTCAACAAAATATCAAATAA